The DNA region AAGCAAGACGATCCATGTGCCGCATCTCTCGGCCTCGCGCAATGGCGCTGGTTCATTGTCCTGCTGCTGCTGGCCGGCGCCAGTGGACCTTGGGCTCACAGGGGACGCGCCCGCCGCAGCCGGCCCCTCCCTGTTCCGGCCCCAGCCATGTCTCCAGCCCCCGCCCCGGCGCGGATACACGAGCGATACGCAGCAAGCGGTGCCTGACATGGCGCGGCGACATCGCTGCGGCAGATTGGCAGGCGAAAGGAGAACACCGTGACGCACCCGCTCTCCCCTTCCCTGCAGCAAGGCTTGCCTGGGCGCGCCATCGGGCGACTGCCTTCCGGCGCGACCAGCCGACCTGCTGGCACCTCGTCGGCAGGCGATCGCTTCCAGGCCGCGCTGGCCATGCTCCACACCGGCCATGGCGATGCCATGGCGGCAGCGGATGCACTGGTGCAGGACCACCCGTCGTTCGCCGGCGGCCACTGCCTGCGCTGGGCATTGCTCGTGATGGCGGCGCGGGACGGTGCGATGGCCGACCTCGCCCGGGCGTTGCGCGCCGGCCGGACGGTGCGCAATGCCGATGCGCGGGCCCGGCGCCACTTCGACGCCGCCGCCGCGTGGCTGGCCCGGGACCTTCGCGGTGCGCTGGACGCCTATGGCGCCATCGTCGCGGACCACCCCGACGACACCCTCGCGCTGCGCGTCGCACAGTTCGGCGATCTCCAGTGGGGCCGGACCGAATCCCTGCGCAGCCGGGTCGCGGCGGTGCTGCCGCACTGGAACCCCGACATGCCCGGCTACGGTCACGTGCTCGGCATGTACGCCTTCGGCCTGGCCGAGATGGGGGACGCGGTGCGCGCCGAACAGGTGGGCCGGTCCGCACTGGCTTGCACGCCCGGCAACGCGGCGGCCATCCACGCCGTGGCGCATGCGTTCGAGATGCAGGGCCGGGCCGCCGACGGCATCGCGTGGCTCAAGCAGACCGCCGCGCAGTGGACCGTGAGCAGCTATGCCATCCACCTGTGGTGGCACCTGGCGCTGTTCCACCTCGACCTCGGCGACGTGGGCATGGCGCTCTCCATCCTGGATGGGCGCATCCGCGCCAACCCCGATGCCGACGCCGCGACCCTGGTCGATGCCTCCTCCCTGCTCTGGCGCCTGCAACTGCTGGGGATCGACACGGCAGGCCGCTGGCAGACCGTTGCGGACGCCTGGACGGCACGGCCGCTCGACGGCCTGAGGCCGTTCAACGATACGCACGCCATGCTCGCGTTCGTGGGAGCGCACCGGCCCGGCAGCGCTGCCACGCTCATGACCCAGCTGCGGGCCAGCGCGACGCGCACGCGCGACCTGGGTCGGGCCGTGTACCAGGCGGCCCTGCCCGTGTGCGCGGCGCTCATCCGCTTCGGCCGGGGCGACTACAACGGCGCGGCCGACCGGCTGTTGAGGCATCGCCGCCTCACCGAGCGCTGCGGAGGCAGCCACGCGCAGTGCGACCTGCTGCACCTGACCCTGCTCGAATCGGCGCTGCGCAGCGGCCAGGCCGACCTGTCGCGGGAGCTGTCCAGGGAGCGCGTGCACCTGCGCCCCCACAGCCGCCTGAACGCGCAGCTGGTCACGCGCGCACGCGGCGTGGCGCAGTCACTCCTGGCGGCCTGAAGGGGTGATGGGTCAGGGCTTGGCGGCGAAGCGCTTCTCGAACCAGTCGTCCAGCATCGCCTTTTCGTAGCGGAACGGGTCCGTCCCCGAATAGCGCTGGCCCGTCCACAGGTAGTTCATGTCGGAGACCTGCTCTTGGCCCGTGGCCACGACCTGGCCTGCGCGGCTCAGCGTGTAGCGCACCCCCATGCGCGGCCACGTGATGTCGCGCACGACGCGCACGCTACCGCGGAAGCGGAACGGCTCGTACCGGCCCGCCAGGTCGACGTCGCCCACCTCGACCGCCAGCGATTCATCGGCCGCCAGATGGCGCCGGCCCAGGCGCTGCAGGTGGCGCTCGAGTTCGCGCTGCACCTCGGCACGGCTCTTCTGGGTCGCGTAAGGGGTGATCGAGCTCCCATCCGTGGACTTCTCGGGCTCGAAGAAGGTGACGGAGACCTCGCCGGCATGCGCCAGCACACCTGCCATCAGCAGGCCCAGGCCGACCAGGACGATTCGCTCGGTGCGCATAGGGCTCTCCTTGCGGATCGTCTTCGACCCCGGAGAAGGTTGCGCAGTTCCATCCCGCAGCAGCGGTTCCCCCCTCGCTGCACGCCAAGGTCGAGCTGGCGTGGTGCTCGCGACCCGCGGCCATCGCATGGACTTGCCGTCCGTCCGAAGATGGGCGTGCCTTCAGGAGGTCACCATGAACCGCGCCATGCAATGGACCACCGGGCTGCTGGCCATCACGGCCGCGCTGTCCGCCCATCCGGCCGAGACACCGGCCGGACCGGCGCCGCCGGCGCGCGTGGATCTGCAGGGCATCGCGCCCCATGCCACCCGCCTGGGCCACGCGGACCTGGTGTTCCGCCCCGAGGGAACGGATGTGGTGGTCTGGATCGCGCCGGTCAACGGATTGACGCGGCCCCAACACCTCTACACCTACGTCCACCAGGGCTCGTGTGCCAACCTCGGCCAGCGCGCGTCGGAGCCTCCGCGCCGCGTGCTGGGCTATCGCGAGACGGCCGGCCTCTGGACCGTGCGCAACACGATCAACCTCAACGCCGACACGTTGAAGACAAGCCCGCATGCGCTGACCGTGTGGTCCAGCCCTCCGGACGGAAACCTGATGCTCTACTGCGGCGACCTGCATCTCGGCGTTGTCTGACGCGGCCGCTGGCCGGGCGGGTGCAAGAATGCCCCTCATCCATCTGCGGGAGATTCCCATGAAGACGCTCGTTGCTCTGGGGCTGGTCACGTTCGCGTTCGCGTCGCAGGCGGCCGATTCCGCCTGCATGACCGCCGCCAAGGAGAAGAAGCTGGCCGGCGCCGCCCAGAAATCCTTCGTCACCAAGTGCGAGGCCGACGCGAAAGCGAAGTGCGAGATCGCAGCGGACGAGAAGAAGCTGGCCGGCGCCGCCAAGACCAGCAACGTGAAGAAGTGCGTCCAGGAGAGCGCACCCGCCTCCTGACGGCCGGGCTGGCCGCCCGTTGCCTCAGTCGGCGCGCACCTTCACGTAGCGGCCCGGCGCGGGCTCGATCGGCTGGAAGGTGGCATTGCCCAGCTTCTTGCGCGCCGGGACCATCTTGCCCGCCTGCGGCTTGAGCCATTTCGCCCAGTGGGTCCACCAGCTGCCCGGCGTCGACTCGGCGCTGGCCAGCCACTCGTCGGCGTCCGCGCCCTGCTTGCCACCGGCCCAGTAGCTGCGCTTGTTCTTCGATGCCGGGTTGATGACGCCGGCGATGTGGCCGCTGGCGCCCAGCACGAACTCGGTCTTGCCCCCGGTCAGCCCGGTGGTGCGGTAGGCCGAGCGCCAGGGCACGATGTGGTCTTCCTGCGTGGCCAGGATGTAGGTCGGCACGTCGACCTGGCCGAGGTCGACCGGCTCCCCGCAGATCGACAGGCGGCCCGGCACGCGCAGGTTGTTTTCCAGGTACATGTTGCGCAGGTACCAGGCGTACATCGGCCCGGGCAGGTTGGTCCCGTCGGCGTTCCAGTACAGCAGGTCGAAGGCCGCCGGCGTCTTGCCCTTGAGGTAATTGTTGACGACGTAGGGCCAGATGAGGTCGTTGGCGCGCAATGCCTGGAACACGAACCCCAGCTCGGCGCCGCGGTAGATGCCGCCCTGGCCCAGCGTCAGCTCACGCTGCAGCACGCCGGCTTCGTCGACGAAGACGCCGAGGTCACCGGGCTCCTCGAAGTCGAGCATGGTGGTCAGCAGGGTCAGGCTGGCCACGCTCTCGTCGCCGCGGGCGCGCAGCAGGGCGAGGGTCGAAGACAGCAGGGTTCCGCCCACGCACCAGCCCAGCGTGTTGACCTGGTCTGCCTTGCTGACCTTGTGCGCCACCTCGATGGCCTTCATCACGCCGCTTTCGACGTAGTCGTCCCAGGTCACGTGGCCGAGGCTCGCGTCGGGATTGCACCAGGACACCAGGAACACCGTCATGCCCTGTTCGCAGGCGTGGCGCACGAACGAGTTCTCCGGCTGCAGGTCGAGGATGTAGAACTTGTTGATGCAGGGCGGCACGATCAGCAGCGGGCGCGACGCGACCTTGTCGGTCAGGGGCGCGTACTGGATCACCTGCATCAGCTCGTTCTCGAAGATCACCGAGCCCCCGGAGGTGGCCACGTTGGTGCCGACCTCGAAGGCGCTCTCGTCGGTGATGGAGATGCGTCCGCGGCGCAGGTCCTCCATCAGGTTGGACAGGCCGGCCTGCATGCTCTCGCCCTTGGACTCCAGCGCGCCGAAGAGGGCGTCCGGGTTCGTGGTGGCGAAGTTCGCCGGGCTCAGGGCGTCGGCGATCTGGCGCGAGAAGAATCGCAGCTTGTGCTTCTCGCGCGGCTGCGCGTCGGCGGCCTCGACCACGCCATCCAGCAGCTGGGAATTCAGCAGGTAGTTCTGCTTGAGCAGGTTGAACCAGGGGTTCTTGCTCCACAGCTCGCCATGGAAGCGCCGGTCGCCGCGCTCGGCGTCGACCACGGTCGGCACCTCATTGCCGGCGCCGGCCGCCAGCGAGCGGGTCCACAGCGTGGCCTGCCGCTCCCAGTAAGTGCCCGAGACGCGCGCGAGTTCCACCGCCGTCTCCTGCGTGGGCGGCTTGGCAGCCGACCACAGACCCGTGTAGGCCTGGACCATGGCCCGCCCGGACTTGAAGAAGCCCTGCACGTACTCGTCGGGCGCATTGAAGAGGTTGTTCATCTCGAAGGTCCTTCTCGATCAGGCCATCAGCATGGCGAGAGACTCGGCGACCATGACGGGCCGGTCAAGATCGCCCTCGCAATAGGCGGTGTTGCGGCAACGGACCAGCATGCGGCCGGGTCCCTTGGCCTGGACCTCGGCGAGTTCGACGCGCATCACCACCGACGAGCCGGCCGGCACCGGTGCCAGGAACCGCACCTTGTCGAGGCCGTAGTTCAGGATCTGCGCCGCATCCTGCGGAAAGACGCCGACGTCGTACTGCGCCTTCGTGGTCAACGACAGCAGCAGCAGGCCGTGGGCGATGGTGTGGCCGATGGGACTCTTGGCGGCACGCTCCTCATCCACGTGGATCCACTGGTCGTCGCCGCTGCATTCGGCAAACAGGTTGATGCGCGACTGGGTGACGCGCATGGCACGAGAGAGTCCGAAATCCCGGCCGGCGTGGGCAGGCAGCGTGGCGAAGGAGTAGTCGAGGGGCGTGGTCATGAAGGGATTGTTCTAGGTGACAACCCTTAGGACCCCCTCCTCGGCGAGGGGGGAGCTAGCTCGGCAGCGGTGCTGGAGCTCGACGGTTCGGGCAGTTCATCGGGTGCAACAAAAGGCTAGCGAGCACAGCTTGCGCTACCTTGTGCGGGGCAGGGCATTGCGACGCGAGTTGCACCGGCGGACACGGGACGCTCCTTCGTCAGGGCGACTGCAGGCCTGCCCGACCGCCCTTCGCCCCCGCCTCCGCGACCTCCCCCGAATCCCCGCGCCAGCGCAGATCCGCCGGAATCCGCTCCAGCAAAAAATCCACCAGCGTCCTCACACGCGTCGACTGGTAGCGCCGCTCCGCGTAGACGAGCGAGACCGGCCAGCCCTCGGTCGCCCAGGGTTCCAGCAGCGGCTGCAGGCGGCCGTCGTGGAGTGCGTCCCAGGCCATGATGCGGGGCACGTAGACGATGCCGACGCCGTCGATCGCGGCTTCCAGCAACGCCTGGGCGTTGTTGAAGTTCAGGTGGGCGCTGGGCGTGTGCTGTGTGTGGGCACCGCTGTACTCCCAGTCGCGGTAGCGCAGCGTGCGGGGCTGGAAGTACCCCAGGCAGTCGTGCCGCGCCAGGTCGTCGGGCTCGGCGGGGGTGCCGCGGCGCTGCAGGTACGCGGGGGACGCGACGGTGACGAATCGCATGCAGCCCAACGGCCGTGCCACCAGCGTGCTGTCGGGCAACTGGCCGAAGCGGATCGAGACGTCGAACGGTTCCTGCTGCAGGTCGACGTCGCGCTCGCTCAGGTCCATGTCGATGGCGAGCGTGGGCCACTTGCGGGCGAATTCGGTCAGCAGCGGGACGACCACGCAGCGGCCGAACCCGAGCGTGGAATGCAGGCGCAGCCGGCCCGACACCTCGCCCACCCGGCGCGAGAGCTGGGCCTCGGTGCTCTCCATTTCGGCCAGCACCCGGCGGCACGTCTCCAGCAACAGCTCGCCTTCCTCGGTCAGCCGCACGTGGCGCGTGGTGCGCACGATCAGGCGGACGCCCAGCTTGTCCTCCAGGCGGGCGATCGCCTTGCTGGCGGCCGACGGCGTGATGCCCAGCCGGGCGGCGGCCCGGGTGAAGCTGCGCGTCTCCGCGACGCGGGCGAACACGCCCATCAGGTGCAGCGAATCGAGGATCATTGCTGACATTTCTATCACAATGGTTCTGCCGGCAAATGGGTTGATGCCGCTCCCCGGCGGCACCACCATCGCCCCGTGCACCACGCACCGCTGCTGGCTTTGGCCCCTCCCCCGCTGCGCCGCCTCGCCGGCGTCGAGACGATGGTGCGGGTGCCGCCGGCGCACCGGATTGCTGACTGGAATTTCGCGAGTGTCCGGCTGCGGGACGGCGACGACGGGAAGGCCTGCGCATGATCGATCCGGCTGCCCTCCTCGCGCACCCGCCGCTGGAGGTGCCTTACCGCTACGGACCGCGCGACGTGATGCTGCACGCGCTGGGCACCGGGCTCGGGACCGATCCGCTCGACCTGGACCAGCTGCGCTTCGCCTACGAGGACCTGCCGCAGCCGCTGCTGGTGCTGCCCACCTTCCCGATCGTGCTGGGCTGGGTGGACCTGGTGCGCGACCCGCGCTCGCGCGATCCGCGGCTCGGCCTCGATGGCGACCAGGTCGTGGTCGGCCAGGCGGGGATCACGCTCTACCGGCCGCTCGACCTGTCGGGCAGCGGGCGCACGCGCAGCTTCTTCGCCGACGTCGTCGACAAGGGCCCCGGCCGGGGCGCGCTGGTGTGTGCACGCCGCGAGGTGCTGGACGAGAACGGCGCGCTGCTGGCGGTGGTGGACACCTGGCTGTTCGTGCGCGGGGCCGGCGGCTTCGGCGGCCGTGCCGAAGGGGGCCTGACCCGCACGGCGCTGCCCGCGCGGGCGCCCGACGCCACCATCGACATCGAGACGCCGCCCCAGCTCGCGCTGCTGTACCGCCTCTCGCTGGGCGACCACAACGCGGTGCACGCCGATCCCGGCCATGCCCGTGCCACCGGCTTCGACCGCCCCATCCTGCACGGCCTGGCCAGCCTGTCCATCGGGCTGCAGTGCGCCATCCGCGGCATCACCGGGTCGCTCTCGGCCCACGCGGGCCGCCTGCGCGCCGCCCACGCCACCATGGCGCGGCCGGTCTTTCCGGGGGACCGGCTGCGCACCGAGGCCTGGCGCGACGGCGCCGACATCCGCTTCCGCACCACGGTGCCCGCGCGCGGCGAGGTCGTGGTGGACGCCGGCACCCTGCGCCTGGCGCCGGCCGGCTGAACCGTTTTTCGCGACGACAACAGGAGACATCCATGCGACTGACCCACCGACTCGGCAGGCTCTCCGCCCTGCTGGCGCTCGCCGCCGCCCTGCCCCAGGTGGCACGGGCGCAGGACACCTACCCGAACAAGCCGATCCAGGTCATTTCCTCGCAGGGCGTGGGCGGCGGCGTCGATGCGCTGCTGCGCGCCATCGGGCAGGGGCTGGCCGAACGCACCGGCCACGGCTTCACGGTGGATGCGCGGCCGGGCGCCAACGGCCTGCTGGCCACCAACGCCTGCGCCAACGGCAAGCCGGACGGCTACACGGTGTGCCTGGTCAACACCCAGTTCGTGCTGCTGCCCTTCCTGCAGACCAAGCCGACCTACGACCCGGTCAAGGACTTCGAACCCGTGACCCACATCGTCACGGCGTCGCTGGCGCTGGCCGTGCAGAAGGACGTGCCGGCCCGCACGTTGCCGGAGCTCATCGCCTACTCGCGCGCCAATCCGGGCAAGCTCAACTACATCTCGCTGGGCGCCGCCAACCCGGTGGACCTGGGCGTGGAACTGCTGATGCGCCAGCACGGCGTGAACTGGACGGCCATCCCGTACAAGGGCGCCGCCGACTCCACCCTGGCGTTCCAGGCGGGCGACGTGCAGCTGATGTTCATCACCTCGCTCAACGTGATGGCGGCGACGGCCAACGGTGCCGGCACCATGCTGTTCGTCACCGGCGACAAGCGCCTGCCCAAGGTGCCGGTGCCGACGCTGAACGAGACCGGCATGCCCAACCCGGCCGTCGGCGGCATCTGGTTCGGCCTGGTGGCGCCGCCCGGCACGCCCAAGGCCCTGCGCGACAAGCTGGCGCGCGAAGTGGCCGAGGTGCTCAAGCGGCCCGACATGGTGCAGCGCGCGGGCGAGACCGGCTACCAGCTGGTGGGCAGCACGCCGGACCAGTTCGGCACCTTCATGGGCAAGGAGCGCACCCAGGCCGGCGCGCTGCTGGCCGGCAAGCCCAAGATCAACTGACGGCGCCGCCATGCAAGCCAGCGACTACCGCACCATCCTCGTCGAGCACGCCGCGGGCGTGGCCCGCGTGACGCTGTCGCGCCCCGAGAAGCGCAACGCCATGAACCCGCGCATGCACGAGGAGATGGCGCACGCCCTGCCCGGGCTCGTGGCCGACCCGGCGGTGCGCGTGATCGTGATCACCGGCGCCGGCAGCACCTTCTGCGCCGGCGCCGACATCAAGGAGTACTTCCGCGACCTGGAGAACCGGCCGGACGAGCGCGCCCGCATCACGGAACTGGCCCGTCACTGGATGTGGGACGTGCTGGCGCAGGCCGGCAAGCCCACCATCGCGATGGTCAACGGCCACTGCTTCGGCGGCGGCTTCCTCGTCTCGCTGGCCTGCGACATCGTGGTCGCCAGTGAACGGGCGGTGTTCGGCCTGCCCGAGGTCAACTGGGGCCACCTGCCCGGCGGCGCCGCCAGCCTCAAGACCATCGAGGCCATGGGCGCGCGCATGGCGCTCTACTACGCCATGACGGGCGAGAACTTCGATGCCGCCACGGCGCTGCGCGAGCGGCTGGTGACGCGCGTCGTGCCGCACGAGCAGCTGCAGGCCCAGGTGGAGCAGCTGGCCGCCTCGCTGGCCGCCAAGAGCCCCATGGCGCTGCAGGCCATCAAGGAGATCTACCGCGCCGCGCCCTCGGTGGGCATGGCGCACATCCACGATTTCGTGCAGGCCAAGGTCGACCAGCTGCGCGTGCGCGACACCGGCGGCCTGCGCGAGCGCGGCATGGCCGACTTCATCGCCGGCAAGCTGCGCACCACGGAGACCGGCGGAGCCAAGGCATGACCGGCACGCAGGATCCGCCGCAGGCACTCGACGGCGTGGCGGTGGTGGATCTGTCCGCCGGCGTGGCCGGCCAGTTCGCCGGCCGCGTGCTGGCCGAGCACGGTGCGCGCGTGGTCCTGGTGGAGCCGCCGGGCGGCAGTGCCACCCGCCACCCGCGCGGCCCGGAAGACCGCTACCTGTTCCGGCACCTGAACAGCGGCAAGCGGTCGCTGGTGCTGGACCGAGCCACGCCCGAAGGCCAGGTGGCCCTGGCTGCCATGGTGGCCGGCGCCGACGTGCTGCTGGCCGACACGCCCGAGGACCTCGCGCCCTGGCTGCAGCGCCACCCGCGCCTGGTCGCCTGCACGATCCGCGACTTCGCGCCGCAGGGGCCCTATGCCCACTGGCGCGGCAGCGAGATGGTGCACCAGGCGCTCAGCGGCCTGATGCATGCCACCGGCCGCGCCGACCGCGAGCCGCTGTACGGCTTCGGCCACCGCGCCTACTACTCGGCCGGCGCCGCCGCCGTCAGCGCCATCGTCGGCGCGCTGCTCGTGCGGCTGCGCAGCGGGCGCGGCCAGCTGCTGGAGATCCGCGTGCACGAGACCGCGATGGCCATGTCGCAGAACATCGTCGCCCAGTACTCGTACAACGGAACCGTGCAGGCCCGCGGGCCGTATCCCGGCGCCTGCGACATCTTCCGCTGCCGCGACGGCTGGGCCTCCATGTACTGCCGCGGCGACCGCTGGCCGGCGTTCTGCGCCGCTCTGGGCGAGCCGGACCTGCCGGCCGACCCG from Ramlibacter pinisoli includes:
- a CDS encoding tetratricopeptide repeat protein gives rise to the protein MTHPLSPSLQQGLPGRAIGRLPSGATSRPAGTSSAGDRFQAALAMLHTGHGDAMAAADALVQDHPSFAGGHCLRWALLVMAARDGAMADLARALRAGRTVRNADARARRHFDAAAAWLARDLRGALDAYGAIVADHPDDTLALRVAQFGDLQWGRTESLRSRVAAVLPHWNPDMPGYGHVLGMYAFGLAEMGDAVRAEQVGRSALACTPGNAAAIHAVAHAFEMQGRAADGIAWLKQTAAQWTVSSYAIHLWWHLALFHLDLGDVGMALSILDGRIRANPDADAATLVDASSLLWRLQLLGIDTAGRWQTVADAWTARPLDGLRPFNDTHAMLAFVGAHRPGSAATLMTQLRASATRTRDLGRAVYQAALPVCAALIRFGRGDYNGAADRLLRHRRLTERCGGSHAQCDLLHLTLLESALRSGQADLSRELSRERVHLRPHSRLNAQLVTRARGVAQSLLAA
- a CDS encoding DUF3016 domain-containing protein; the protein is MRTERIVLVGLGLLMAGVLAHAGEVSVTFFEPEKSTDGSSITPYATQKSRAEVQRELERHLQRLGRRHLAADESLAVEVGDVDLAGRYEPFRFRGSVRVVRDITWPRMGVRYTLSRAGQVVATGQEQVSDMNYLWTGQRYSGTDPFRYEKAMLDDWFEKRFAAKP
- the phaC gene encoding class I poly(R)-hydroxyalkanoic acid synthase, which translates into the protein MNNLFNAPDEYVQGFFKSGRAMVQAYTGLWSAAKPPTQETAVELARVSGTYWERQATLWTRSLAAGAGNEVPTVVDAERGDRRFHGELWSKNPWFNLLKQNYLLNSQLLDGVVEAADAQPREKHKLRFFSRQIADALSPANFATTNPDALFGALESKGESMQAGLSNLMEDLRRGRISITDESAFEVGTNVATSGGSVIFENELMQVIQYAPLTDKVASRPLLIVPPCINKFYILDLQPENSFVRHACEQGMTVFLVSWCNPDASLGHVTWDDYVESGVMKAIEVAHKVSKADQVNTLGWCVGGTLLSSTLALLRARGDESVASLTLLTTMLDFEEPGDLGVFVDEAGVLQRELTLGQGGIYRGAELGFVFQALRANDLIWPYVVNNYLKGKTPAAFDLLYWNADGTNLPGPMYAWYLRNMYLENNLRVPGRLSICGEPVDLGQVDVPTYILATQEDHIVPWRSAYRTTGLTGGKTEFVLGASGHIAGVINPASKNKRSYWAGGKQGADADEWLASAESTPGSWWTHWAKWLKPQAGKMVPARKKLGNATFQPIEPAPGRYVKVRAD
- a CDS encoding MaoC family dehydratase; translation: MTTPLDYSFATLPAHAGRDFGLSRAMRVTQSRINLFAECSGDDQWIHVDEERAAKSPIGHTIAHGLLLLSLTTKAQYDVGVFPQDAAQILNYGLDKVRFLAPVPAGSSVVMRVELAEVQAKGPGRMLVRCRNTAYCEGDLDRPVMVAESLAMLMA
- a CDS encoding LysR family transcriptional regulator, giving the protein MILDSLHLMGVFARVAETRSFTRAAARLGITPSAASKAIARLEDKLGVRLIVRTTRHVRLTEEGELLLETCRRVLAEMESTEAQLSRRVGEVSGRLRLHSTLGFGRCVVVPLLTEFARKWPTLAIDMDLSERDVDLQQEPFDVSIRFGQLPDSTLVARPLGCMRFVTVASPAYLQRRGTPAEPDDLARHDCLGYFQPRTLRYRDWEYSGAHTQHTPSAHLNFNNAQALLEAAIDGVGIVYVPRIMAWDALHDGRLQPLLEPWATEGWPVSLVYAERRYQSTRVRTLVDFLLERIPADLRWRGDSGEVAEAGAKGGRAGLQSP
- a CDS encoding MaoC/PaaZ C-terminal domain-containing protein; this encodes MIDPAALLAHPPLEVPYRYGPRDVMLHALGTGLGTDPLDLDQLRFAYEDLPQPLLVLPTFPIVLGWVDLVRDPRSRDPRLGLDGDQVVVGQAGITLYRPLDLSGSGRTRSFFADVVDKGPGRGALVCARREVLDENGALLAVVDTWLFVRGAGGFGGRAEGGLTRTALPARAPDATIDIETPPQLALLYRLSLGDHNAVHADPGHARATGFDRPILHGLASLSIGLQCAIRGITGSLSAHAGRLRAAHATMARPVFPGDRLRTEAWRDGADIRFRTTVPARGEVVVDAGTLRLAPAG
- a CDS encoding Bug family tripartite tricarboxylate transporter substrate binding protein, whose translation is MRLTHRLGRLSALLALAAALPQVARAQDTYPNKPIQVISSQGVGGGVDALLRAIGQGLAERTGHGFTVDARPGANGLLATNACANGKPDGYTVCLVNTQFVLLPFLQTKPTYDPVKDFEPVTHIVTASLALAVQKDVPARTLPELIAYSRANPGKLNYISLGAANPVDLGVELLMRQHGVNWTAIPYKGAADSTLAFQAGDVQLMFITSLNVMAATANGAGTMLFVTGDKRLPKVPVPTLNETGMPNPAVGGIWFGLVAPPGTPKALRDKLAREVAEVLKRPDMVQRAGETGYQLVGSTPDQFGTFMGKERTQAGALLAGKPKIN
- a CDS encoding enoyl-CoA hydratase-related protein; the protein is MQASDYRTILVEHAAGVARVTLSRPEKRNAMNPRMHEEMAHALPGLVADPAVRVIVITGAGSTFCAGADIKEYFRDLENRPDERARITELARHWMWDVLAQAGKPTIAMVNGHCFGGGFLVSLACDIVVASERAVFGLPEVNWGHLPGGAASLKTIEAMGARMALYYAMTGENFDAATALRERLVTRVVPHEQLQAQVEQLAASLAAKSPMALQAIKEIYRAAPSVGMAHIHDFVQAKVDQLRVRDTGGLRERGMADFIAGKLRTTETGGAKA
- a CDS encoding CaiB/BaiF CoA transferase family protein, yielding MTGTQDPPQALDGVAVVDLSAGVAGQFAGRVLAEHGARVVLVEPPGGSATRHPRGPEDRYLFRHLNSGKRSLVLDRATPEGQVALAAMVAGADVLLADTPEDLAPWLQRHPRLVACTIRDFAPQGPYAHWRGSEMVHQALSGLMHATGRADREPLYGFGHRAYYSAGAAAVSAIVGALLVRLRSGRGQLLEIRVHETAMAMSQNIVAQYSYNGTVQARGPYPGACDIFRCRDGWASMYCRGDRWPAFCAALGEPDLPADPRFGAIHQLVRHWQEAHAILAPHVREMTVDDFVARVQGARGLASRVNTMADVLACGHVAARRFLEAVEEDGQRRPLLGPLFRMGGTPRRIAAMPAPLPQASHA